The DNA window GGTTCGGGATTTTATCGCCGACCGCCTCTGTTACGCCGCGGCCGCCGCCGTCAACCTCTTCGACCCGGATGTGCTGATTCTCGCCGGCTATGTCAGCCAGCCCTTTCTCCCTTATTTCACACAACGCCTTCAGGACTACTTTGTCGAACACGTCTATGATTTTGCATCCAGAACCATCGAAATCATCCCCGCCCGCGCCGGCAAAGAAGCCCTCATTCAGGGGGCTGCCGCCGCCCTCTTTCAAAATGCGATTGCCCCCGCCTGAACGCCCGTTAAGGATTCATGCCAAATCCCTTGCGTTGGGCCAATCATTCCGGTAAGATGCTCAATTACAGGGATTGAAAACAAAGACCGTCAAACGAAAGGGATTGTGTATGAAAAAAATCATCGCTGTGTTGGGGCTGACCGCCGCTGTTCTGTCCGGATGCAAAGCCAACCCTAAGCTCGTAACCTGCCAAAACGAAAACCAAACTCTCCAGCAGGAACTGACTGAAGCCCGCAAAACCATCGAACAGCAGAATGAAAAAATCGCCAGGATGCAGAAACAGTACGAAGAGGTCAACCAGCAGGCCCTCGAAATTACTCGGACCTTGATGGAAAAATCCACCCAGTTCAAAAACGAATCCCTTCAAAAAGACAAACAAATTCAGGAACTTCAGAAACAGCTCGCCGAACTCCAGAAAAAACTGTCGGAGACCGCCGGAACGGCCAATCCATAGTCCCGACAGCATCCGATGTTTCTCAGGGCCGCTCATCCGCAGGATGACCGGCCTTTTTTTATCCAGTATGGTTTGATTTTATCAGACCTCGTGAAATCCCGGACACGTCGTTCCGGAAAAGTCCTGGATTCTCTTCGTCCTTTTTCCGTTAACCCCCGCAGTTTTTCGCCCCATCCTCACACAAGTTGTTCTTTTTGCACAACTCCTGCTTAAGCCCTCTTTCTCTTTATCCGAATTGAATGCCAAAGGTCTAAATCCCTTTTGCAAACAAAGACCGATAACCTAAAGCCAGTTAGGAGTCAAACTATGACAACGGCCGTACAGGAAACAACCGCAAGAAAAAACGGTGCTCAGGAAGGCAAGTACCTGACCTTCGCTCTCGGAAAAGAAGAATACGGGCTGGAAATCCTGAAAGTGCGGGAAATCATCGGCTATATGAACATTACCGCCGTCCCCCGCACACCGGAATTCGTCAAAGGCGTCATCAACCTGCGCGGACAGGTTATTCCGGTCATTGACCTGCGTCTGCGGTTCGGGATGGACGCCGCCGAAGTCACCGACCAGACCTGCATCATCGTGGCGGAAATCAACCAGAACGGCAAAACCTTCAACGCCGGCCTGATTGTGGACCGCGTCCAGGAAGTGCTCGACATCGCCGCCGAAGACATCGAGGAATCCTCACATCTGGGGACCGCCGTCCAGACCGATTTTATTCTGGGCATCGGAAAGGTCGGCTCCTCCATCAAGATTCTGCTGGACATCGACCAGGTCCTCGGCAGCGTCCGCCTCAGCGAATCCGCCGAAACCGCTTCCGAGTAAACCATGCAGATACGATTAAAAATAAAAATGTATGAACAGCATTGAAGTCCAACTCCAATCTGAACAAAGGAGATGAGTATGCTGAAAAATCTGACCTTAAAGGCCAGACTGCTCACCTGCGGACTGATTTTAACGCTTGGGCCGATTTTGGTCATTCTGGCCATTGTGAGCATCCAGAACCGGCGGATGACAAACGTGGCCGATGAAGAAAGTACAAAAATGGCCTATAACGACCTGGACCACCTGGCTCAGCACATCTACAACATGCTCCAGGTCGAGCAGATGTCCATCCAGGAAAATATTAACCAGGCCCTTCGGGTCGCCCGGGATATCTTCCATCAGACAGGCGCCATACGGCTGGATGAGTCGACCGTCA is part of the Anaerohalosphaeraceae bacterium genome and encodes:
- a CDS encoding chemotaxis protein CheW; this translates as MTTAVQETTARKNGAQEGKYLTFALGKEEYGLEILKVREIIGYMNITAVPRTPEFVKGVINLRGQVIPVIDLRLRFGMDAAEVTDQTCIIVAEINQNGKTFNAGLIVDRVQEVLDIAAEDIEESSHLGTAVQTDFILGIGKVGSSIKILLDIDQVLGSVRLSESAETASE